A region of Cataglyphis hispanica isolate Lineage 1 chromosome 8, ULB_Chis1_1.0, whole genome shotgun sequence DNA encodes the following proteins:
- the LOC126851654 gene encoding arf-GAP domain and FG repeat-containing protein 1 isoform X2, which translates to MATFSQEEIDFIKEHGNDYCRRVWLGLMNMNPPLNLDTKDEQKMKDLMSAKYELKRYYLDPSIANQNNTAQQKSSSSNSSGIPRVPNSGTLPAPVSQKSIDNAEPRNNLNNSNNFSTDFVADFSKVPSDPFCPATTNHFGQQPIAPQPFFANFDNNPIFNNSNSVETSAMFNQVGSTINGAHAPPSEDRYAALKDLDSLMKQTQLKEETAGMQSTWNANNTNTSNATWSIGVGNNHHVVSNPFAGGDLWRPPANVINNNNNTQSVDNSLCNSANPFKPTPFSVNNDSQWISIGTPSNGDVLQLSQLMTPLANKVWQPTVPAYHANPFMVGTGVSNMTRNSNNPFL; encoded by the exons ATGGCAACATTCAGTCAGGAGGAAATAGATTTCATAAAGGAGCATGGTAACGATTACTGCCGAAGAGTATGGCTAGGCCTGATGAACATGAATCCACCTCTAAACTTGGACACTAAGGACGAACAGAAGATGAAGGACCTAATGAGCGCCAAGTACGAGCTCAAGAGATATTACCTCGATCCGTCGATCGCGAATCAGAATAATACGGCGCAACAAAAATCATCCTCGAGCAACAGTAGCGGCATTCCAAGAGTTCCCAATTCAGGAACGTTGCCCGCGCCAGTCAGTCAGAAATCAATCGATAACGCTGAGCCGAGAAACAATTTAAACAATTCGAATAATTTCTCGACGGATTTCGTTGCCGATTTCAGTAAGGTTCCATCCGATCCTTTCTGTCCCGCGACAACCAATCACTTTGGCCAGCAGCCGATCGCGCCGCAACCGTTCTTCGCCAACTTCGATAATAATCCGATCTTCAATAATTCGAATA gTGTGGAAACGTCCGCAATGTTTAATCAGGTCGGTTCCACGATAAACGGGGCGCACGCGCCACCCTCCGAAGATCGTTACGCGGCACTCAAAGACTTAGATTCGCTGATGAAGCAAACGCAGTTGAAAGAGGAGACGGCAGGAATGCAATCTACATGGAATGCAAATAATACAAAca CATCCAACGCCACGTGGAGTATAGGAGTAGGTAATAATCATCATGTCGTCTCAAACCCGTTCGCGGGTGGAGATTTATGGCGGCCGCCTGCGaacgtaattaataataataataatactcaatcCGTCGATAATTCTCTATGTAATTCTGCGAATCCGTTTAAACCAACTCcattttctgtaaataatG attCACAGTGGATAAGCATTGGTACACCTAGTAATGGGGACGTACTCCAATTGAGTCAACTTATGACGCCATTAGCAAACAAAGTATGGCAACCGACAGTTCCAGCCTATCATGCAAATCCATTCatg GTGGGCACAGGAGTAAGCAACATGACAAGGAATTCAAACAATCCCTTCTTATGA
- the LOC126851697 gene encoding pre-mRNA-processing factor 6 has translation MAVPPVSLNTRNKKHFLGVPAPLGYVAGVGRGATGFTTRSDIGPARDANDVSDDRHAPPTKRAKKKEEEEEDEEDLNDNNYDEFSGYGGSLFSKDPYDKDDEEADAIYEAIDKRMDEKRKEYREKRLREELERYRQERPKIQQQFSDLKRELVNVSEDEWRNIPEVGDARNRKQRNPRAEKFTPLPDSVLARNLGGETSTSIDPSSGLASMMPGVATPGMLTPTGDLDLRKIGQARNTLMNVKLNQVSDSVEGQTVVDPKGYLTDLQSMIPTYGGDINDIKKARLLLKSVRETNPNHPPAWIASARLEEVTGKVQAARNLIMKGCEVNPTSEDLWLEAARLQPPDTAKAVIAQSVRHIPTSVRIWIKAADLEMEIKAKRRVYRKALEHIPNSVRLWKAAVELEEPEDARILLSRAVECCPTSVDLWLALARLETYDNARKVLNKARENIPTDRQIWTTAAKLEEANGNKHMVEKIIDRAISSLSANGVEINREHWFKEAMEAEKAGAVHCCQVIVKAIIGFGVEEEDRKHTWMEDAETCAQQGALECARAVYAYALTTFPSKKSIWLRAAYFEKTYGTRESLEALLQRAVAHCPKSEVLWLMGAKSKWLAGDVPAARGILSLAFQANPNSEEIWLAAVKLESENSEYERARRLLAKARASAPTPRVMMKSAKLEWALNNLDAALRLLKEALEAFDDFPKLWLMKGQIEEQQGYLDKAIDTYNQAIKKCPNSIPLWRLLAQLEHRKNQVTKARSVLEKARLKNPKNAELWLEAIRNELKSGGARDMANMLMARALQECPTSGLLWAEAIFMEPRPQRKTKSVDALKKCEHDPHVLLAVSKLFWCEHKISKCRDWFNRTVKIDPDLGDAWAYFYKFELLNGTEEQQEDVKKRCIMAEPHHGENWCKVSKNIVNWCLSIDQILIKVAKELPIPI, from the exons ATGGCAGTTCCTCCGGTTTCATTAAATACGCgaaataaaaagcattttttggGTGTACCGGCGCCCTTGGGATATGTTGCCGGTGTTGGCAGAGG AGCAACAGGATTTACAACACGATCTGATATCGGTCCCGCTCGAGATGCAAATGACGTTTC AGATGATAGACACGCTCCACCCACAAAACGTGCtaagaagaaggaagaagaggaagaagatgaagaagatTTAAATGACAACAATTACGATGAATTTTCAGGATATGGAGGTTCCCTATTTAGTAAg GATCCTTACGATAAAGATGATGAAGAAGCAGATGCAATTTATGAAGCTATCGATAAACGTATGGATGAGAAACGTAaagaatatagagaaaaacgtCTCAGGGAAGAATTGGAACGTTATCGTCAAGAACGCCCTAAGATTCAACAGCAATTCTCagatttaaagagagaattgGTTAATGTGTCTGAAGATGAATGGAGAAATATCCCTGAAGTGGGAGATGCCAGAAATCGCAAACAGCGGAATCCAAGGGCAGAAAAATTTACTCCCTTGCCAGATTCTGTTCTAGCAAGAAATTTAGGTGGTGAAACATCCACTAGTATTGATCCATCTAGTGGTTTAGCCTCGATGATGCCAGGAGTGGCAACACCAGGTATGCTAACTCCCACAGGGGATCTCGATCTCAGGAAAATTGGACAGGCTAGGAATACATTGATGAACGTCAAACTGAATCAAGTTTCTGATTCTGTGGAGGGCCAAACTGTTGTCGATCCAAAAGGATATCTTACAGATTTACAGAGCATGATACCTACTTATGGTGGTGACATAAA TGACATAAAAAAGGCGagattattgttaaaatccGTCAGAGAAACCAATCCTAATCATCCTCCTGCGTGGATCGCATCCGCGCGTTTAGAAGAAGTAACAGGGAAAGTTCAAGCAGCGCGAAATCTAATAATGAAAGGTTGTGAAGTAAATCCTACTTCTGAAGATTTATGGTTGGAAGCTGCGAGACTGCAGCCGCCGGACACGGCAAAGGCAGTAATAGCACAATCAGTGCGACATATTCCGACATCTGTCAGAATATGGATAAAGGCCGCGGATTtggaaatggaaataaaagcGAAAAGAAGAGTTTATCGTAAGGCTTTGGAACATATCCCAAATTCAGTGCGGTTATGGAAAGCCGCGGTTGAATTGGAGGAACCCGAAGACGCACGTATCTTACTCAGTCGTGCAGTTGAGTGCTGTCCGACTAGCGTAGATTTGTGGCTCGCTCTCGCTAGATTAGAGACGTACGATAATGCGAGAAAAGTCTTGAATAAAGCCCGAGAGAATATCCCGACTGACAGACAAATTTGGACTACCGCCGCGAAATTGGAAGAAGCAAATGGCAATAAACACATGGTAGAAAAGATTATCGATCGCGCTATATCCTCGTTGAGTGCGAACGGGGTAGAGATCAACAGGGAACACTGGTTCAAGGAAGCTATGGAAGCTGAGAAGGCGGGAGCGGTGCATTGTTGTCAAGTTATCGTCAAGGCTATTATCGGTTTTGGAGTAGAAGAAGAAGATAGAAAGCATACTTGGATGGAAGATGCGGAAACT tgCGCTCAACAAGGAGCATTAGAATGTGCGAGAGCTGTCTATGCGTACGCACTAACGACATTTCCTAGTAAGAAATCAATTTGGCTGCGCGCGGCTTATTTCGAAAAGACATACGGTACACGAGAATCTTTGGAAGCTTTATTACAAAGAGCAGTCGCTCATTGCCCAAAGAGTGAAGTACTCTGGCTTATGGGTGCTAAATCCAAGTGGTTGGCT gGTGATGTGCCAGCAGCCAGAGGTATCTTATCTCTCGCGTTTCAAGCTAATCCAAATTCCGAAGAGATTTGGTTGGCTGCAGTAAAGCTTGAGTCCGAAAACTCAGAGTACGAAAGGGCACGACGTTTATTGGCCAAAGCAAGAGCATCCGCTCCGACGCCGAGAGTTATGATGAAAAGCGCTAAACTGGAATGGGCTCTTAATAATTTGGATGCGGCATTGCGTTTACTCAAGGAAGCTCTCGAAGCTTTTGATGATTTTCCTAAATTATGGCTAATGAAAGGCCAAATCGAGGAACAGCAAGGTTATTTAGACAAAGCGATTGATACATATAATCAAGCG ATTAAGAAGTGTCCAAATTCGATACCTCTTTGGCGTCTGCTGGCACAATTGGAGCACAGGAAGAACCAAGTGACCAAGGCACGTTCGGTTTTGGAAAAAGCCCGGCTCAAGAATCCTAAAAATGCAGAATTATGGTTAGAGGCTATACGGAATGAATTAAAAAGCGGCGGCGCACGCGATATGGCAAATATGCTGATGGCTAGGGCGTTACAAGAATGTCCTACATCTGGCCTCCTTTGGGCAGAAGCAATTTTCATGGAACCACGACCTCAACGAAAAACTAAAAGTGTGGACGCTCTTAAAAAATGCGAACACGATCCACACGTTCTTTTGGCGGTATCGAA atTATTTTGGTGCGAACATAAGATCTCAAAGTGCAGAGATTGGTTTAATCGAACAGTAAAAATAGATCCAGATTTAGGAGATGCCTGGGCTTATTTCTACAAGTTTGAATTACTAAATGGAACTGAAGAGCAACAggaagatgtaaaaaaaaggtgTATTATGGCAGAACCTCACCATGGTGAAAATTGGTGCAAggtatctaaaaatatagtaaattggTGTCTGAGTATAGatcagattttaataaagGTTGCAAAAGAGTTACCTattcctatataa
- the LOC126851654 gene encoding arf-GAP domain and FG repeat-containing protein 1 isoform X1 — translation MASAKRKQDERNLKTLRELVSQPGNKQCFDCNQRGPTYVNMTIGSFVCTSCSGMLRGLTPPHRVKSISMATFSQEEIDFIKEHGNDYCRRVWLGLMNMNPPLNLDTKDEQKMKDLMSAKYELKRYYLDPSIANQNNTAQQKSSSSNSSGIPRVPNSGTLPAPVSQKSIDNAEPRNNLNNSNNFSTDFVADFSKVPSDPFCPATTNHFGQQPIAPQPFFANFDNNPIFNNSNSVETSAMFNQVGSTINGAHAPPSEDRYAALKDLDSLMKQTQLKEETAGMQSTWNANNTNTSNATWSIGVGNNHHVVSNPFAGGDLWRPPANVINNNNNTQSVDNSLCNSANPFKPTPFSVNNDSQWISIGTPSNGDVLQLSQLMTPLANKVWQPTVPAYHANPFMVGTGVSNMTRNSNNPFL, via the exons ATGGCGTCCGCGAAGAGAAAGCAGGACGAGAGGAACCTGAAGACGCTGCGCGAATTGGTCTCGCAGCCGGGCAACAAGCAATGCTTCGACTGCAACCAGCGCGGGCCGACTTACGTCAACATGACAATCGGCTCGTTCGTCTGCACTTCTTGCTCTGGTATGCT ACGAGGCTTGACTCCACCACACAGAGTAAAGTCCATTTCCATGGCAACATTCAGTCAGGAGGAAATAGATTTCATAAAGGAGCATGGTAACGATTACTGCCGAAGAGTATGGCTAGGCCTGATGAACATGAATCCACCTCTAAACTTGGACACTAAGGACGAACAGAAGATGAAGGACCTAATGAGCGCCAAGTACGAGCTCAAGAGATATTACCTCGATCCGTCGATCGCGAATCAGAATAATACGGCGCAACAAAAATCATCCTCGAGCAACAGTAGCGGCATTCCAAGAGTTCCCAATTCAGGAACGTTGCCCGCGCCAGTCAGTCAGAAATCAATCGATAACGCTGAGCCGAGAAACAATTTAAACAATTCGAATAATTTCTCGACGGATTTCGTTGCCGATTTCAGTAAGGTTCCATCCGATCCTTTCTGTCCCGCGACAACCAATCACTTTGGCCAGCAGCCGATCGCGCCGCAACCGTTCTTCGCCAACTTCGATAATAATCCGATCTTCAATAATTCGAATA gTGTGGAAACGTCCGCAATGTTTAATCAGGTCGGTTCCACGATAAACGGGGCGCACGCGCCACCCTCCGAAGATCGTTACGCGGCACTCAAAGACTTAGATTCGCTGATGAAGCAAACGCAGTTGAAAGAGGAGACGGCAGGAATGCAATCTACATGGAATGCAAATAATACAAAca CATCCAACGCCACGTGGAGTATAGGAGTAGGTAATAATCATCATGTCGTCTCAAACCCGTTCGCGGGTGGAGATTTATGGCGGCCGCCTGCGaacgtaattaataataataataatactcaatcCGTCGATAATTCTCTATGTAATTCTGCGAATCCGTTTAAACCAACTCcattttctgtaaataatG attCACAGTGGATAAGCATTGGTACACCTAGTAATGGGGACGTACTCCAATTGAGTCAACTTATGACGCCATTAGCAAACAAAGTATGGCAACCGACAGTTCCAGCCTATCATGCAAATCCATTCatg GTGGGCACAGGAGTAAGCAACATGACAAGGAATTCAAACAATCCCTTCTTATGA
- the LOC126851698 gene encoding protein Son-like: MTDLFDIANLITTVGVDGVKIKSEPGLPEKSSNEILTELFSTFDAPDDGVASPENSDQQLLNGNVKSAKLDKLQAKKKKIKKKHKHKEKKHKKRSRHNSSDSNSDVEGVKKKRKHKKKSKRRRESVSSKSSDSGQTKVKLIKLDDDDFGIVKDSELKLFDIMSEKDSMNDVTKFEEQLCTNKDSDIIDKIVDGSASPLLPSISKKTDDESDEAIIPKILEKSKQSSQGKILIKDLKNSTVYNETVKAIENKQKAKAARMEDGELSDSSSDDNRTPTLSPTPPQGRSPSFSPSRERMRNKMFSPSRKSISSKADLRLVLREKEKKRGVREKDSKRSRSCHSQDRKRSRSRTRYDLHRSRSGGREKQRGRSRERRDSEKSYERRDSGRSRERRRHRSRSENRNRDKYTRGRSRSRERKERIEIDKKKLLEIARRNAINMIKQGTLPLAQQDKAIAAIQSGGKTVDELTDFCKSLSKSEALGELSSISSEGEESESEKGFHHPFLLKERPSSIIMNIRDAKQLPTKTFLEKTTETSNQLRLQFPVSSGQHHRRSENEWVPVTPKKPEPKKVFVPASTTNETSAIIPPPSVQPPEQPPPLQPAQTVFPSMSKTVDIGSIVSERLAAMRKLTENPNDIGALNAMHRAQNEMRTWAESKQIPGQFTGSTGVKVLTPAELSSGYQAWARKDQLVSAQPVSGGMGMALLQKMGWRPGEGLGKNKEGALEPLQLEVKLDKRGLVSEQDIGQKVGKTVKPIVPAVKTLEGKHPVSLLGEYCSKKKLGAPVYELCFECGPDHRKNFLFKVKVNGVEYKPSVASPNKKQAKAEAAQICLQSLGLLPS, encoded by the exons ATGACAGATTTATTTGACATCGCTAACCTTATCACAACCGTCGGTGTCGATGGCGTCAAGATTAAATCGGAGCCCGGATTACCCGAGAAATCGTCCAACGAGATTCTGACAGAGCTCTTCAGCACTTTCGATGCACCGGACGATGGCGTCGCGTCACCCGAAAACAGCGATCAGCAATTGCTCAATGGCAATGTCAAATCCGCCAAGTTGGATAAACTTCaagcgaaaaagaaaaagatcaaGAAGAAACATAAGCATAAGGAGAAGAAGCACAAGAAGAGGTCGAGACATAACTCCTCAGACAGTAACAGTGATGTAGAag gtgtgaagaaaaaaaggaaacataagaaaaaatcCAAACGAAGACGTGAATCTGTTTCAAGCAAATCGTCAGATTCTGGTCAGACTAaagtcaaattaataaaattggatGATGACGATTTTGGAATTGTAAAAGATAGTGAATTAAAGTTATTTGACATTATGTCAGAAAAAGATAGCATGAATGATGTAACAAAATTTGAGGAACAGCTGTGTACGAACAAGGATTCAgatattattgacaaaattgtaGATGGCTCTGCTAGTCCCCTATTACCATCTATATCGAAGAAGACAGATGATGAATCTGATGAGGCAATAATACCTAAAATTCTTG aaAAGTCAAAGCAGTCTTctcaaggaaaaatattaataaaggatCTTAAGAACAGTACTGTTTATAATGAAACAGTTAAAGCAATagaaaataagcaaaaagCGAAAGCTGCAAGAATGGAAGATGGCGAGTTATCTGATAGTAGTAGTGACGATAATAGGACTCCTACTTTAAGTCCTACTCCACCTCAAGGCAGGTCACCATCATTCAGTCCAAGCAGAGAAAGGATGAGAAACAAAATGTTTAGTCCCTCGAGAAAATCAATCTCTTCAAAGGCTGATCTTAGATTGGTtttgagagagaaggagaagaaaag aggtgtaagagaaaaagatagtaAAAGAAGTAGGAGTTGTCATTCTCAAGATAGAAAAAGATCGAGATCACGAACGCGTTATGATTTGCATCGCAGTAGGAGTGGTGGAAGAGAAAAACAGAGAGGTAGAAGCAGAGAAAGGCGTGACAGTGAGAAAAGTTATGAAAGACGAGACTCGGGCAGGAGCAGAGAAAGGCGCAGACATAGAAGTCGGAGTGAAAACagaaatagagataaatatacgCGAGGCCGAAGTAGaagcagagaaagaaa ggAACGAATAGAGattgataagaaaaagttGTTAGAAATTGCCAGGAGAAATGCTATAAACATGATTAAACAAGGAACTCTCCCGTTAGCTCAGCAAGATAAAGCTATCGCTGCCATACAATCTGGTGGGAAAACAGTAGATGAACTTACag aTTTTTGCAAATCATTATCAAAATCTGAAGCATTAGGTGAATTATCTAGTATCTCTTCCGAAGGTGAAGAAAGTGAATCTGAAAAGGGTTTTCATCATCcctttcttttaaaagaaagaccTAGttctattataatgaatattaga GATGCAAAACAATTGCCAACGAAAACGTTCCTAGAAAAAACAACCGAAACTTCGAATCAGTTACGATTGCAATTTCCTGTCTCCAGTGGACAACATCATAGAAGAAGtg aaaacgAATGGGTGCCTGTTACACCAAAAAAACCAGAAccaaaaaaagtatttgtacCAGCTTCTACAACAAATGAGACATCAGCAATAATACCACCACCTTCTGTGCAACCTCCAGAACAACCTCCTCCTCTACAACCTGCACAAACTGTGTTTCCCTCAATGTCAaag actGTGGATATTGGCTCGATAGTGTCTGAAAGATTAGCAGCTATGAGAAAATTAACGGAAAATCCAAATGATATAGGTGCTTTGAATGCAATGCATCGAGCACAAAACGAG atgaGAACTTGGGCTGAAAGTAAGCAGATACCAGGTCAGTTTACTGGTAGTACAGGAGTTAAAGTACTCACACCTGCTGAACTGTCCTCAGGTTATCAAGCCTGGGCACGTaag GATCAATTAGTATCAGCGCAGCCTGTATCGGGTGGAATGGGTATGGCGTTGCTGCAGAAGATGGGTTGGCGACCAGGTGAGGGTCTAGGCAAAAACAAAGAAGGGGCCTTGGAACCGTTGCAGCTAGAAGTTAAATTGGACAAGCGAGGATTAGTTTCTGAGCAAGATATTGGACAGAAAGTTGGCAAAACTGTAAAACCCATAGTACCAGCTGTCAAAACATTAGAAG gTAAACATCCAGTGTCACTTTTGGGTGAATATTGTTCAAAGAAGAAACTCGGAGCGCCAGTTTACGAGTTATGCTTTGAATGTGGACCAGATCACAGAAAGAATTTCCTCTTCAAA gTAAAAGTAAATGGCGTCGAGTATAAGCCGAGTGTTGCAAGCCCTAACAAAAAACAGGCAAAGGCAGAAGCAGCACAGATATGTCTGCAGAGTTTAGGTTTATTACCTTCTTAA